A stretch of DNA from Triticum dicoccoides isolate Atlit2015 ecotype Zavitan chromosome 2A, WEW_v2.0, whole genome shotgun sequence:
TCTTCCTTATAAAATAACTTTCACATACAATTTCATttactttttgttttgtttttgagaatCTATACAATTATACTAGTAGTTGCCCTTCCCTTTTGGGCTGAATTTGACTTGCTCGGTAGGCCCAACTGGTCAAGTAATTACCCTTTGTCAAAACCCTCCTCTCGAACCTCCCCAAATCCGGTCACTCAGGATCTTGTCGCGCCGCCGCTCCCCACTTCCCCATCGGAGGCAATACCGCATCCTCAATCGCCGCCAGCCTCAATCGAGAGTTCCAACCGCACCGACTCCCGTTCTCCTCCCAATCCCCACAATGGCAGCATCGCAGAGTTCAATATCGAGGGTGCCATCGAGGTGCACAGAGACGGCGCAGGCCACGGTCGCGTTCGAGATCGCCGGCTACAGCCTGCATAAGGGCCTCGGTAGAGGAAAATACCTCCGTTCCCCGGTGTTCTCCATCGGCGGCTACGACTGGTGCATCCAGTACAACCCGGACGGAAAAAACGAGGACTATGaaggttagagcatctccactagGCTCCCCAGGAGCACTTTTTCAGCGCCGACAGTCAAAAACGGTCCCAGTCACGTCCCCACGGCCTTGTTTTTCGCCGGTATTAGCTAAAACTACGGCCAGCGCTGGCAAGAGAAACCCACAAAGCTGGGGGTCAGCCGGGGGCGCCGACACTACCTTATGCATGCGAAAACCCCACCCGTCGGCGTCTGTCCCCACATCTCTCTCTCCCCCGTCGTTTTCTCCGCCCCCACCTCCCCTCTTCCCGTCCACTTTTTTCTctctccacgagctcgtcgcggcaGGGCGTGGTCGACATCGAGCTCGGGCACGGCAGGTGCGTCACTGCCGCCGCCGCGGGGCTCGACAAGGCCATCCTGGCTGCGTGCCCGGTGATGGTGTACTCCTCGTCGACCCAACATCAGGCGTCGGCTACCGATGAGCGGACTGCAAAGGAGGAGGAGCGCGGGTGCGCGGTGTGCCTGGCGGAGTACGCCAATGGCGACGAGCTGCGTGTGCTGCCCGGCTGCGCGCACGCGTTCCGCCGGTGGTGCGTCGACCAGTGGCTCCACCAGCCACCAGTCGGCCGCGTGTGGCGGTTCCACCTCGGGGAGGGGCGCGGCAAGGCCAGCCCGCGCCGCTTCTGCGAGGCCCTCTGGAGCTACACCCGCGCCACCATGCCCGATGGCGAGGGCAGGACAGCGAGGGCAGGACGGAGAGGGCAGGACGGCGAGGGAGGTCGAGGGAGGTGCAGGACGGCGAGGGCAGGACGGCGAGGGCAGGACGGCGAGGGAGGTGCAGGACGACGTATGGAGCAGGGCGCGAGCAGCATCGGCCAGGCCATGGGCGGGAGCGNNNNNNNNNNNNNNNNNNNNNNNNNNNNNNNNNNNNNNNNNNNNNNNNNNNNNNNNNNNNNNNNNNNNNNNNNNNNNNNNNNNNNNNNNNNNNNNNNNNNNNNNNNNNNNNNNNNNNNNNNNNNNNNNNNNNNNNNNNNNNNNNNNNNNNNNNNNNNNNNNNNNNNNNNNNNNNNNNNNNNNNNNNNNNNNNNNNNNNNNNNNNNNNNNNNNNNNNNNNNNNNNNNNNNNNNNNNNNNNNNNNNNNNNNNNNNNNNNNNNNNNNNNNNNNNNNNNNNNNNNNNNNNNNNNNNNNNNNNNNNNNNNNNNNNNNNNNNNNNNNNNNNNNNNNNNNNNNNNNNNNNNNNNNNNNNNNNNNNNNNNNNNNNNNNNNNNNNNNNNCAAAGTTCATGCAGACCACTGCTGAAACAGAGTTGGTCTACCTGCGGAACGATTGTCTGGTGATCGAGTGCGAGGtcagttgaaaggatcgatatggttgactagagggggggggggggtgaataggcaactaccaatttttagcttttctttaccaaattaaactttgcatcaaagtaggttgtctagatgtgcaactaggtgagcaacctatatgatgcaataacaacaagcatacaagcaagcaagggaagaaacactaaagagcttgcacaagtaaaggtaagagataaccaagagtggatccggtgaagacgaggatgtgttatcgaagttccttccttttgaggggaagtacgtctccgttggagcggtgtggaggcacaatgctccccaagaagccactagggccaccgtattctcctcacgccctcacacaaatgcgagatgccgtgattccactattggtgcccttgaaggcggcgaccgaacctttacaaacaaggttggggcaatctccacaacttaatcggaggctcccaacaagaccaggaagcttcaccacaatggaatatggctccgaggtgacctcaaccatctagggtgctcaaacacccaagagtaacaagatccgctagggatgagtgggggaatcgaaaatcccttgatggaagtgtagatcggagcctttTCGACCactcccaagcaaatcaacaagtttgattggctagagagatagatcgggcaaaaatggagcttggagtatttaatggagcttgagcaataaatggagcttgggggaggaagaggtaggtgagaaggaagaaggggactcccttttataatgggggcaacaatcccgttgcccccaccaaccagccccgcacagggcggtactaccgctgagagggggcggtactaccgccaggacaatggtactgccgcgccagccagcggtactgccgcgctgaggagactagTATGGAACGGACCCAAAAGTGGTACTATcgtggtggtagggcggtactaccgctcctggaacggtactaccgccactacaaccgtgattagtgccgcaaaacccgacacgagaaaaagacctctcaaATCGAGGCAGTAGGAGCCagactgcccagcggtactacggcagtggggtcaagggcggtagtaccgctgtggagcggtactgccgcttgtgacccttcggccgtagtaccacaggcagtgcggtactatcgctggggcgcgcgcgcgagagagaaggaatctctcaaagatgctgaggacaaggcgaaggtgccaggcccccagcggtactactgttgtggagccacgggcggtactaccgctgcggagcggtactaccgcttggctcctcagcggtactaccgctgggtgcgcggtactaccactttgacccagacaggacaaggaagagaggagagatctcttcaatggaaaggaaaTGCTCGGTGGGTGAGAAGctaatgtgtacgtgatgattccacccatgcaaaaccccagcggaccccctcttgatagtacggtgccctctacgcaactagtccaccgagaaagaaacgaaagagctacaccgtcttgaaatacactccgaggggaagaaggtGTCTcatgccaggggagaatctgtgaattattcaaagcacaagattagtccgcaaacatgttgtcatcaatcaccaaaactaccttgagagagatatgccgtaacaatctccccctttttggtggattgatgacaactagggatttgcgcaaggaaaagaaataaaacgaagaaagctaagaactacaaaatatagacgggctcccccagaatgtgtgcaccaagagatggcacgacacacacattcggatcaacactccccctatattttatagtccaacaatactaagcacaagatatatgagagaagtgaataaacaggacaagcatgcatctcacaataaactacagtactctgaaatgacataagtaataaggtagcgatagggagcgtatgtctcacaccatatgtctagaacttaggtctcacaccaaaccaaaccaaagaaggacaccgagagaacacacaagaaaccacaagacgactcaaagcacgacacaagaagcaaatccctacactctctccccctttggcagcgagacaccaaaaagggcatagagtgacactacgaatccaggtgatgggaggaggaagatctcgaacatcacatctctgcatcttcatcgtgggtcgaaaactgctcgacatcggagtcggtccagtggcaattctgatgaatccagtcctcctcttcagtgatctgaccctcagacccactggcaactgttgctcccatctgacgcatgagctccttgtggcgcatcctagcatgcttctccgccacatgagtcatgtactgaccatgagactccatgcagaaaagcttcttcatcttgcgcttaagcttctgtgcccacgacggttctgcactagaggggccaaagttctcctcatgagcatcagtagcagcctcaccctcggtccccatggcagcagcggcagcagacgaaccccctgtggcagcagtagcagatggaccccctgtgtgaggcgctgtccagttgtccttcttcctcagatgcttgatctcatgagaaaccaagtctccagtctctagcagcactctgggataagtctgtgcccaggccctctcaatgagcctcatgatgaatggaccatagataggacacttgcgctcagacacgacagatagaagttcagaccacatgacatgagagatatacaggctctctccagtgcttgcttccttctcatgctgacagaaaaggagcatgtccacgaggtaagagtggaccatatccagattcctgatccgagggaagagagtctcacggaatatgcgatgaagaatgtccagatatggagacagctcataggtcttcttctcagttactgggtgaaccttcacagtgcagtagggccaaagggcttgcttgtgggtggatgtagcattgcggtgaggacagaaaccgacaggagtctcaagcccgttatccaccacatcaagtaacccCATGAACGCCTGCCACTTGacggaaagcagcttgccattggtcatccatgtcagagtcctaTCGACATCTGTCCCAAGATGGAcgatggcatagaattgagccaccaaatccgcatcgaaatccttgttgaattgcatgatcctgagaatgttcaactgagtgcacatctgaagggcttcgccaaagtactctgggtccttctccatagcatcagtgtcaatggagcgaacatcaacaaaaagattcttcttggccttgatcacatcaaagtagatggcaaactgaaaacggttccagaacgggcggttgaccaaagtgggttcttggtccaccgcataggggttgcggcgacgcttctcccaaaaATCCTTGTTggccatctcagtcacagtcttcccttttggcttgttggcggctcgcttcgattgccgaggaggtggaggaacacttgcagatgcacttgctggaggcggttgggtgctcgaggaaccaccggctggctctgaggtgcggtagcgttttgatgtggcacgcccggggttgatacgacgaccttgctgctcggaaaggtcatcacctggagccaaacacaagaacacgcaaaacaaccagaaagaatgagcataagccaacaaactcaacaaaaagatcaaggtaaggcagaaaaatgatggaaattggcatgcagcggtagtaccgtgacctgcccgcggtagtaccgcccccaagcggtagtaccaccccaaagggagcggtagtaccgctctaggtcaagcggtagtaccgctccaaagagagcggtagtactgcttgaggcGGAGAAACAACAGTTTCTTATAGCATGAGGCGGTGAAACAGCgggttcctactaccgtggtcagatccggcactaccggcctaccaaattcaaaaataatcctaccaaactctaatcgagatagtctagttgccttcttcaaccaactcaagcctagatttagccaaaaatctagagatgcaaccaccattgcccctaagaaacaagaactaaaaaagagacaaaacgaaagaaggaacggggcaataccggcatccatggcaagaggacgaggtggggatcgactccaccaaaggaaatggagagggacgccccggagatggagatccgccggagccctcccacggcgagtggaggctggagagaggaagagaaaagaggggcgaagtgaatgggtatgggggagaagaaacctccccctgccccgacttaACCCCCTGTTCTCGTCCCCCAGCGGTAGTACTGtgctgggggcggtagtaccgcttacgagcggtagtaccgcgcaccaccagcggtagtaccgcccagcacgccacaGCAACTAAACAAACACGGCTTTAGCTCGACGAAACGACAAAAACAGCAAgagaccaagacacacctcttcaaaagagggcggtggccgaggccacctatgtttgagtcaaaaggtatggcaccgcgaagattttaaccttgggcccatgaccaaaactcgtctttgaagcacaagtgccatcaacaatggctaaagtgaaagacttgatcaatttatgcataatggggggggggagggagagttcattgagagaacaacactccccctatgtccatggctacacctaaactagacaacaaattgagcgtggtagggtgtgcacaagttcaagccacattgctcgaattaatgatatttagctcatgccttaactcgggaaatcttgcttcatccaagggcttcgtgaaaatatctgcaaggttgtcatgagtgttgacatagttgagctctatctctcctcgcctaatgtgatcccggatgaagtgataccgaatctcaatatgcttcgtcttgaagtgttgcactgggttgagagaaatcttgatggcactttcattgtcacaccaaagaggcactttgtcacaagtgacaccgtaatcctttaaagtttgcctcatccatataagttgtgcacaacaactaccggcggcaacatactccgcctcagtggacgagagagacacacaactttgctttttggaagaccaacttaccaaagagtaaccaaggaattggcaccctccagaagtggacttcctatccactttgtctcccgcccaatcggaatccgagtaccctacaagcttgaagtttgatcctcttgggtaccataagccaaagtttggggtatgagccaaatatcaaaagattcgtttgaccgccacatagtgactttccttaggtgcggcttgaaaccatgcacaaattcccacactcaacatgatgtccggtctagatgcacaaaggtaaagcaaggatccaatcatggaacgatataccttttgatccatcactttaccattgggatctaagtcaagttggcacttggtgggcatccgacttgacgtcacttagcttgaatatcttgagcatgtcttgagtgtatttggattgattgatgaaggttccttctcttctttgcttcactttgaaccctagaaagaacttcaactctcccatggaggacatctcgaactttgaggtcatgagagcggcaaattcctcattgaaagctttgttaggagaaccaaagataatatcatcaacatataattggcacacaaacaactcccctttgaccttcttagtaaaaagagtggggtcgattagcccaacttcaaaaccacggtcttgtaacaactcggtaaggtggtcataccacgcacgtggggcttgtttaaggccatagagtgccttatcgagttgatacacatgatcgggaaagtagggatcctcgaacccggggggttgcttgacgtaaaccaattcattaatgggaccattaagaaaagcactcttcacatccatttgttgtacttaaagttatgatgagaagcatatgcaatcaacatgcgaatggattcaagacgagcaacgggagcaaaggtttcaccgtagtcgataccctcgacttgggagtagccttgtgctaccaaacgagccttgttgcgaatgataatcccatgggaaccttgcttgttcttgaatatccacttggttccaatgacattgtggttccccgttggccttggcaccaatctccacactttgttgcgctcgaagttgttgagttcttcgtgcatggcattgagccaatccggatcttctagcgcctcatagaccttgtggggttccacacaagagacaaacgcgtgatgctcacaataatttgctaattgtctacgaggtgcttaccccctttcttaagcttccaaacacattcgtcatgagatgatccttggtggagagcttggaagcaaccttggcggcacgacgctctaattcctcctcggtggtgagttgaggagcggttacttgatcatcttgagcgccgtcatgaacttgttcttgatcttgaacttgctcgggggagagaacttgaccttgggcatcacttggtgtgtcaacaccgtcttgagtatgatcttgcccttggtcttgttcatgaggttgagggccttcactttgttcttcgaaagcatgtgggccttgggttggtgatggctccacttgagtggagcattgtccttctccttcggccacaaggggttcctcaatgggtaggatgaaaccaacacccattcttcttatggcttgaggaggaattccatcacctacatcacaagtgccactttgctccacttgggagccgttattctcatcaaactccacgttacacgtctcctcaataagtcccgtggatttattgaggacacggtaagcatgagagtttgtagcataaccaacaaatatgccctcataagctctagcctcaaatttagacaaccgaacacctttcttgagaatgaaacacttacacccgaatacccggaagtacttgaggttgggcttgttatcggtgagtatctcatatggagtcttgttcaagcccttgtggaggtagagccgattggatgcatgacacgcggtgttgatggcttcggctcaAAAGTTGTACagagacttgaactccaccatcatggtccttgccgcatccatcaacgtccggttcttcatctccgcaacaccgttttgttgaggggtgtatggtgcggaatattgatgcttgattctctcatcactaagaaattcatccaaggtgtagttcttgaactcggtgccattgtcacttcttattgtcaagatctttgcattgtgttgacgttgtgcttcatttgcaaagtcaatgacggtttattggatctcgctcttcctcttgaagaaatacacccacgtgtaccttgagtagtcatccaaaatcaccaagcaatacttcctacctccaagactatcgaaggatgggggcccaaaaagatccatgtgaaggagctccaagggcctctttgagtaaatgatagtcgtgggaaggtgagccttctcatgtagctttccttcgatacaggcactgcaagcacgatctttaacaaaactaacattcgttagtccacggacatggtcccccttgaggagactttgcaaagatctcatattgacatgggctaaatggcgatgccaaagccatcccacatcaactttagccattaggcatgtcgcggtcttagtgggtcgctccgaaaagttaatcacatatagaccgttctcgacatgcccaacaaaagctactttaagagtcttgctccacaagagggccacggtatcgatgtcaaagaaagtggcaaagcccatgattgcaagttgacgaacggaaagtaaattgtatgcaagggactcaacaagcatgaccttctcgatcgtgagatcatgagagatgaccaccttgccaagtcccaataccttagaggatgaggcgtcaccccactcgacattggtgggcatagatggaactttgtgcatgtccaccaccaagtccttgcttccggtcatatgatttgtagctccgctatcgagcaaccatgatccaccaccggaagcaaacacctacaagagatcaatgcttggttttaggtacccattttgtaatgggtcctttgatgttagtaacaagggtcttaggaacccaaatagaccattcaatgtactcatgaagagaaccaacaaatttggcataaacatgcccatcactagcacggcataacacataagaaggattaaaatcgccggctttgttgggaggggtgacattgcccttcttgacattgttcttcttcttctcctcgggggcactctctccctccctcacaaaggtttgcatgaggggaggaggtcgtttggtcttgtcattcttcttcttcttcttggagtcgggcacgtacccaacccc
This window harbors:
- the LOC119358260 gene encoding BTB/POZ and MATH domain-containing protein 2-like, with the protein product MAASQSSISRVPSRCTETAQATVAFEIAGYSLHKGLGRGKYLRSPVFSIGGYDWCIQYNPDGKNEDYEALARETHKAGGQPGAPTLPYACENPTRRRLSPHLSLPRRFLRPHLPSSRPLFSLSTSSSRQGVVDIELGHGRCVTAAAAGLDKAILAACPVMVYSSSTQHQASATDERTAKEEERGCAVCLAEYANGDELRVLPGCAHAFRRWCVDQWLHQPPVGRVWRFHLGEGRGKASPRRFCEALWSYTRATMPDGEGRTARFMQTTAETELVYLRNDCLVIECEICRNISVIKETLEIDLPPSDLLDNLAILLEGKKGAGVTFKVQGEVFPAHKNLLAMRSAVFDAEFYGPMADKGAQDITIDDMQPVVFKAFLHFIYTDSLPSMDDLEDDDKREMFKHLLMAADKYATGRMKMICEGMLCKCLDVETVATILALADQHHCSNLKNACIEFMFSSNKMDDVIASQGYLHLKRSFPGLFVEMFERSVKSRKI